The following proteins are encoded in a genomic region of Nicotiana sylvestris chromosome 4, ASM39365v2, whole genome shotgun sequence:
- the LOC104232248 gene encoding uncharacterized protein At1g21580 produces MDLPSYHHHHHHRYVERPPNVSHNPNVFRHLPPPPPPPQRRPPPLPHITNIPHHHHHIPPPSPPFHRQSQFSFPPHSPPQENPKFFDCRSPPRVSSNLILDQSPYHPAHPQQQNFHYNDRYHNPHPPNSPRFIVDDFMRENRLRGVEFDYDDDERYRLERRRMEEHIDVREFRSSAENYELHHDDRYEGKRWEYGHNVDDGILVGSSSRRVSLDNSGYDYGGGDVRFSNRLRVDKEEIYRSPPQKKSALLRIQCGNANNNRSSRNQDNDSSSIGGCRVRGKQKDVFERLERRVEGRDGSEGSSMELDVSFKSNALVAKAIMAPVSSPTNDSDRSETPRCKKIRKVNLSDSPMKKVGYDLGKGDGSAIDSGRCSSSNKESKCLADKVTVSAGRTSNSTLDSNMESKHLADKIKDSSGGRASDGTLNSNKESKCLLDKVTVPVVRSALLSSNGTNDLIVTQESKGSPEIMILDQGGNHVGKGGAPQRKIRKKKKVTKKKVTAPKIVGVNPCNATDSLNKASFVRQQLKSVVKLVERTRSDDMTRLEDVNMKKVKKKKVMTPKNSGVDLGNATDSLNKASFVRQQLKSVVELVEKTRSDDMTTLEDVNMNKAMKKNVTAPKKVGVDPDNATDLLNKACSVRQQLKSVVELVERTRSDDMTTLEDVSVKPPVDEVVSKLGKPSKLAAVSEDESVEQSNSDGKKADPAKVLVSSSSVDSEINDFADCTSRSVLSGPSMLNSETCMIEVQNKPTSSTVDNADNVGGHSQDERRVSEDGLIKEPSAAMVCVERNGDVVLSSLDGSTTHKDEVSSSTKDTYISSVSDLGFSDGKENAVAVIGLLEASSVVPSSDPKIVPLLTNIERGLKESFLDGNDCSFNSSEAGRVAVVSELLSAECSSNRDPTAGSFVCSMKKSCVDGVTLSPEMSHTKGSVNAVVSVGDDIRIIADDDCLPNVTRKRKITEDESVLPTTKVSETEENTVSSLLGQGKSFSCLRGDHASIEEEVTVPGNGSDSLKGDPSHEGPSEVELLLQDCFNDGSSSCSIESPKKREVSSPGLVKSASCVTTHEGASSIPITVPLIDEVSVTELESRNTLSDLDDGPPSRPSVILLESSTAEEDVSQAEPFEDGLMDRFSDVEQVIAHNSQLGAAGLETTTSVISVGMLRMAYGISEDKGSSIGVDQKLASEDCESHNYVLDKACLPLLANNHSLFSDSNCVSAMKVSAKGMESVPDMSALVSFPEDLPNNSFLEETNAKSSMSNEIVIEKAQNVDENSITADDHVSSSAKTSSDSSEFGNTSSDTSRFGRSSDHKVGGVPLVNLNTVPLSSQNTVKSTQNVTSLSWKPNLRANQQSPAVPRVLSVHPSNFLTSRNVPTSKKPLTWHRTGNSSFSVVGRGSQMNSLPPQSHLPKDIGKAGSYIRKGNSLVRKPPPVGSLSQGFHAPSSSLYRLNSSAVNNLKRKPENKTLITDSPSCRGTPEVNAPSERTKTLPQSEPFSCITLKSASFPVVDHPGTGSIATSNPLAVTDNMLALKPSEDPSTSSALPECQIGLGGNSKSQNILDEGSSGKEIVYVKQRSNQLVAASDKTQASSDGYYKRRKNQLIRACSSNHMKQRVAAAKNVVPTRRGLAKTSKWSKSSLVWKLGDTQSSRKCGSAVEYEKLWPYLFPWKRASYRRSFQNSSPSDSSISIIRRKMLLSRKRETIYTRSIHGLSLRRSKVLSVSGSSLKWSKSMEQRSKKAAEEAALAVAAVDKRKRGQDDSNADSMNGNNVSRERIFRIGCERYKMDPSGKTLQRISDEEPSVSVVPEAKKSYIPKRLLIGNDEYVRVGNGNKLVRNPKRRVRMLASEKVRWSLHTARIRLARKKQYCQFFTRFGKCNKDNGKCPYIHDPSKIAVCTKFLNGSCSDTNCKLTHEVLPERMQDCSYFLQGICSNENCPYRHVNVNSNASICEGFLRGYCADGNECRKKHTYVCPVFEATGNCPQGSKCKLHHPKNKRKGVKRKASSEMKNGRGRYFGSPHIDSSERITAGLEKTSVRGKDDIFLKKGKFVDFISLDGSDEEELTIDQRSEEPPLCESGSAEMQLDDLDELIKPMKLINRNRSVDSSPFIDSPSDMAASYVSEESQCCK; encoded by the exons ATGGATCTTCCTTCCTACCACCACCACCATCACCACAGGTACGTCGAACGCCCTCCAAACGTTTCACATAACCCTAATGTCTTTCGCCACCTCCCTCCTCCTCCCCCGCCGCCACAACGGCGACCACCACCACTACCACATATCACTAATATCCCTCATCATCACCACCACATCCCTCCCCCCTCCCCTCCCTTCCACCGCCAATCCCAATTCTCGTTCCCTCCTCATAGCCCCCCACAAGAAAATCCTAAATTCTTCGATTGCCGCTCTCCCCCTAGGGTTTCCTCTAATCTAATCCTAGATCAATCCCCCTACCATCCTGCTCATCCGCAACAACAAAATTTTCATTATAACGACCGTTATCATAACCCCCATCCTCCTAATTCTCCTAGGTTTATTGTCGATGATTTTATGAGAGAGAATCGTCTGAGAGGCGTGGAATTCGATTATGATGATGACGAAAGATACCGTCTTGAGAGGCGTAGAATGGAAGAGCATATTGATGTCAGGGAATTTAGATCGAGTGCTGAGAATTATGAGTTGCATCATGATGATAGGTATGAAGGTAAGAGATGGGAATATGGTCATAATGTTGATGATGGGATTTTGGTTGGTTCTTCTTCAAGGCGAGTGTCATTAGATAATAGTGGTTATGATTATGGTGGTGGTGATGTTAGGTTTAGCAATAGGTTAAGAGTAGACAAGGAGGAAATTTATAGGTCTCCTCCACAGAAGAAGAGTGCATTGCTCAGGATTCAATGTGGGAATGCTAATAACAACAGGAGTAGTAGAAATCAGGACAATGACTCGAGTAGTATTGGTGGATGTAGGGTAAGGGGAAAGCAGAAAGATGTGTTTGAGAGGTTGGAGAGAAGGGTTGAGGGAAGAGATGGAAGCGAAGGAAGTTCGATGGAGCTTGATGTTTCATTTAAATCTAATGCACTTGTGGCGAAGGCTATTATGGCCCCGGTGTCAAGCCCAACCAATGACTCAGACAGAAGCGAAACACCTAGATGTAAGAAGATTAGAAAAGTGAATCTCTCTGATTCTCCAATGAAGAAAGTCGGGTATGATTTGGGTAAAGGTGATGGTTCAGCAATTGATTCTGGTCGTTGTTCGAGTTCTAATAAGGAGTCTAAATGTTTGGCAGATAAAGTTACGGTTTCTGCGGGTAGGACATCTAATAGCACTTTGGATTCTAACATGGAGTCGAAACATTTGGCAGATAAAATTAAAGATTCTAGTGGTGGACGTGCATCTGATGGTACTTTGAATTCCAACAAGGAATCTAAATGTTTGCTGGATAAAGTTACAGTTCCTGTTGTGAGAAGTGCATTGCTGAGTTCCAATGGGACAAATGATTTAATTGTAACTCAAGAAAGCAAGGGATCTCCAGAGATCATGATTTTGGATCAGGGTGGTAATCATGTTGGAAAGGGTGGAGCACCTCAACGCAAGattagaaagaagaagaaagtcacgAAAAAGAAAGTCACGGCCCCTAAAATAGTTGGTGTTAACCCTTGTAATGCCACTGATTCACTGAACAAAGCATCTTTTGTCCGTCAGCAGCTTAAAAGTGTCGTAAAATTGGTAGAGAGAACTAGATCTGATGATATGACTAGGCTCGAGGATGTCAATATGAAGAAGgtcaagaagaagaaagtcatGACCCCTAAAAATTCTGGTGTTGACCTTGGTAATGCCACCGATTCACTGAACAAAGCATCTTTCGTCCGTCAGCAGCTTAAAAGTGTTGTAGAATTGGTAGAGAAAACTAGATCTGATGATATGACTACACTCGAGGATGTCAATATGAATAAAGCCATGAAGAAGAATGTCACAGCCCCTAAAAAAGTTGGTGTTGACCCTGATAATGCCACTGATTTACTGAACAAAGCATGTTCTGTCCGTCAGCAGCTTAAAAGTGTTGTAGAATTGGTAGAGAGAACTAGATCTGATGATATGACTACACTCGAGGATGTCAGTGTGAAGCCGCCTGTGGATGAAGTAGTTAGCAAATTAGGAAAACCTTCAAAACTGGCTGCTGTCAGTGAAGATGAGTCTGTCGAGCAGTCTAATTCTGATGGGAAGAAAGCTGATCCAGCTAAAGTCTTGGTTTCTTCGAGCAGCGTGGACTCTGAAATTAATGACTTTGCTGATTGTACCAGTAGATCAGTTCTGAGTGGCCCTTCCATGTTGAATTCTGAGACATGTATGATTGAAGTACAAAACAAACCTACTAGTTCCACTGTGGATAACGCTGATAATGTTGGAGGGCATTCTCAGGATGAGCGCCGAGTGTCGGAAGATGGTCTTATTAAAGAACCTTCTGCGGCCATGGTTTGTGTAGAAAGAAATGGTGATGTTGTCTTGTCAAGCCTAGACGGGAGCACAACTCATAAGGATGAAGTATCTTCGTCAACTAAAGATACATATATCTCTTCTGTTTCTGACTTGGGGTTTTCTGATGGGAAGGAAAATGCAGTTGCTGTTATAGGATTGTTAGAAGCAAGTTCCGTGGTGCCATCTAGTGACCCCAAGATTGTACCTTTGCTGACTAATATTGAGAGAGGACTTAAAGAGAGTTTCTTGGATGGAAATGACTGTAGTTTTAATTCTTCTGAGGCTGGGAGAGTTGCGGTTGTCAGTGAGTTGCTAAGTGCAGAGTGCTCGAGTAATAGAGATCCAACGGCCGGTAGTTTTGTATGTAGTATGAAAAAATCATGTGTTGATGGAGTTACATTGTCACCTGAGATGAGCCATACTAAGGGATCTGTTAATGCTGTGGTTTCTGTTGGAGATGATATTAGGATTATTGCAGATGATGACTGTCTACCTAATGTCACAAGGAAGAGAAAGATTACGGAAGACGAGTCTGTTTTACCCACTACGAAGGTGAGTGAGACAGAGGAAAATACGGTTAGTTCTTTGCTAGGCCAGGGTAAAAGTTTCAGCTGTTTGAGAGGAGATCATGCCTCTATAGAAGAGGAAGTTACAGTTCCTGGTAATGGGAGTGACTCATTAAAGGGAGACCCTTCACATGAGGGGCCTTCAGAAGTGGAGCTTTTACTTCAGGATTGTTTTAATGATGGTTCCAGTTCATGTTCTATCGAGAGTCCCAAGAAAAGGGAGGTTTCTTCGCCGGGACTGGTTAAATCTGCTTCGTGTGTCACCACCCATGAGGGAGCTTCTAGCATACCAATTACAGTGCCTTTGATCGATGAGGTTTCTGTGACGGAATTAGAATCTCGAAATACATTGTCTGATTTAGATGATGGTCCACCATCTCGTCCTTCAGTCATATTGCTTGAGAGTAGTACTGCTGAGGAGGATGTAAGTCAGGCTGAGCCATTTGAAGATGGCTTGATGGATCGCTTTTCGGATGTTGAGCAGGTCATTGCTCACAATTCTCAGCTGGGAGCTGCTGGACTAGAAACTACAACTTCAGTTATATCCGTTGGGATGCTAAGAATGGCTTATGGAATAAGTGAGGACAAAGGTTCCTCCATTGGAGTAGATCAAAAGTTGGCCTCAGAAGATTGTGAAAGCCATAATTATGTGCTTGACAAGGCATGTCTGCCTTTGTTGGCAAATAATCACTCTTTATTTTCTGATTCAAATTGTGTGTCCGCAATGAAAGTAAGTGCCAAAGGTATGGAGTCTGTGCCTGATATGTCGGCACTCGTGTCGTTTCCTGAAGACTTACCTAACAACTCATTCTTGGAGGAAACTAATGCTAAGTCATCAATGTCCAATGAAATTGTTATTGAAAAAGCCCAAAATGTTGATGAAAATTCCATTACTGCTGATGACCATGTTTCTTCTTCGGCGAAGACATCTTCAGATTCTTCTGAGTTTGGTAATACATCATCAGATACTTCTAGGTTTGGTAGAAGTTCAGATCATAAAGTTGGTGGCGTTCCTTTGGTTAATCTAAATACTGTGCCATTATCATCACAGAATACTGTAAAGTCCACCCAGAATGTGACTTCACTAAGTTGGAAACCAAACTTGCGTGCAAACCAGCAAAGTCCTGCTGTTCCTAGGGTTCTCTCTGTTCACCCATCGAATTTTCTCACTTCAAGGAATGTGCCCACTTCGAAGAAGCCACTGACATGGCATAGAACTGGTAATAGTTCTTTCTCAGTTGTTGGACGAGGTTCCCAAATGAACTCTCTACCTCCACAAAGCCATTTACCTAAGGACATTGGGAAAGCCGGCTCTTACATTCGCAAGGGTAACAGTCTTGTCAGAAAGCCTCCTCCTGTTGGTTCCCTTTCCCAAGGATTCCATGCTCCAAGTTCTTCCCTTTACCGGTTGAACTCTTCTGCTGTGAATAACCTGAAGAGAAAACCTGAGAATAAGACACTGATAACTGATTCACCCAGCTGCAGGGGAACTCCAGAAGTAAATGCTCCTTCAGAGAGGACCAAAACCCTGCCACAAAGTGAACCATTTAGTTGCATTACATTGAAGTCTGCCTCTTTTCCAGTGGTAGATCATCCTGGAACCGGTAGTATTGCTACCTCAAATCCTTTGGCAGTTACAGACAATATGTTGGCGCTGAAGCCTTCTGAGGATCCTTCAACATCTTCTGCACTTCCTGAATGTCAAATTGGTTTGGGAGGCAATTCCAAAAGCCAGAATATATTAGATGAAGGCAGTTCTGGAAAGGAGATAGTTTATGTGAAGCAAAGATCGAATCAGTTAGTTGCAGCTTCTGATAAGACCCAGGCATCATCCGATGGCTACTATAAGAGGAGAAAGAATCAACTGATTCGTGCATGTAGCAGTAATCATATGAAGCAGAGAGTTGCTGCGGCAAAGAATGTAGTTCCAACCCGAAGAG GTTTAGCCAAGACCTCTAAATGGTCAAAGTCCTCATTGGTCTGGAAATTAGGTGATACTCAGTCATCAAGGAAATGTGGCAGCGCTGTAGAATATGAGAAGCTTTGGCCTTACTTGTTTCCGTGGAAAAGAGCTAGCTATCGGAGGAGTTTCCAGAATTCCTCTCCAAGTGATAGTTCCATATCTATTATCAG ACGGAAGATGCTGCTCTCAAGAAAGCGGGAGACAATCTACACAAGGTCAATACATGGACTATCTTTACGGAGATCTAAAGTGTTAAGTGTCTCTGGCTCTAGTCTCAAGTGGTCAAAATCTATGGAGCAAAGGTCAAAGAAGGCTGCTGAG GAAGCTGCGCTAGCAGTTGCTGCTGTTGACAAAAGGAAAAGGGGACAGGATGATTCTAATGCTGACTCAATGAATGGAAATAATGTCTCTC GAGAAAGGATATTCCGTATTGGTTGCGAGCGGTATAAGATGGACCCTTCTGGGAAGACACTACAGAGAATTTCAG ATGAGGAACCATCGGTGTCAGTTGTTCCTGAGGCGAAGAAATCTTACATCCCCAAAAGATTATTAATTGGGAATGATGA GTATGTGCGGGTTGGCAATGGTAATAAGCTGGTTAGAAACCCAAAGAGACGAGTACGCATGTTAGCGAGTGAGAAAGTACGCTGGAGTTTGCACACTGCTAGAATTCGGTTGGCAAGAAAAAAACAGTATTGCCAgtttttcacaaggtttggcaagTGTAACAAGGATAATGGAAAATGTCCATACATTCACGATCCATCTAAAATCGCTGTCTGCACTAAATTTCTGAATGGTTCTTGCTCTGACACTAATTGTAAATTGACTCATGAG GTTCTTCCTGAAAGAATGCAAGACTGCTCCTATTTTCTGCAAG GAATATGCTCAAATGAGAATTGTCCATATAGACACGTAAATGTGAATTCAAATGCCTCTATTTGTGAAGGTTTTCTCAGGGGCTATTGTGCTGATGGCAATGAG TGTCGGAAGAAACACACCTATGTCTGCCCCGTTTTTGAAGCAACTGGCAACTGTCCCCAAGGTTCGAAATGCAAGCTTCACCATCCGAAAAACAAAAGGAAGGGTGTGAAGAGGAAAGCTTCCAGCGAGATGAAGAATGGTCGAGGTCGTTATTTTGGCTCTCCGCACATAGACAGTAGTGAGCGCATAACAGCTGGATTGGAGAAAACTTCTGTTAGGGGGAAAGACGACATATTCCTTAAGAAGGGGAAGTTTGTTGATTTTATTAGCCTAGATGGCAGTGATGAAGAGGAACTGACTATTGACCAGAGAAGTGAGGAACCGCCACTTTGCGAAAGTGGTTCTGCAGAGATGCAACTAGATGATCTTGATGAGCTTATTAAACCCATGAAGCTGATAAATAGGAATAGATCTGTAGATTCATCTCCATTCATAGATAGCCCTAGTGATATGGCTGCAAGCTATGTATCGGAGGAGTCTCAGTGTTGTAAATGA
- the LOC104232246 gene encoding NAD(P)H-quinone oxidoreductase subunit M, chloroplastic isoform X1, with protein MAATSTHMASTHFSMLGYWTTKGNKQFKRRNFFSVSAQQAEVEELKVEKDEEKKEEEEAMKQPRPVEPQINVKSKNMSREYGGQWLSSATRHVRIYAAYIDPETFAFDQTQMDKLTLILDPTDEFVWTDDTCTKVYSYFQELVDHYEQDSRRETQYFFYKSSVAFFSKKFAIKDLIRVLLKRSSIDGIHASPDRFRHRALHKKASIYWRNPIQHECKSS; from the exons ATGGCAGCAACTTCAACACACATGGCTTCAACTCATTTCAGCATGTTAGGTTATTGGACAACAAAGGGAAACAAACAATTCAAAAGAAGAAACTTTTTCTCAGTTTCAGCACAGCAAGCAGAAGTTGAAGAACTAAAagtagaaaaagatgaagaaaagaaagaagaagaagaagcaatgaaACAGCCAAGGCCAGTGGAACCACAGATAAATGTGAAGAGCAAGAACATGAGCAGAGAATATGGAGGACAGTGGCTAAGTTCTGCTACTAGACATGTTAGAATATATGCAGCTTATATTGATCCTGAAACTTTTGCTTTTGACCAAACACAAATGGATAAACTTACACTTATCCTTGACCCTACTGATGAATTTGTCTGGACTGATGATACTTGCACCAAGGTCTACTCTTACTTCCAAGAACTTGTTGATCATTATGAG CAAGACTCCAGAAGAGAGACACAATATTTCTTTTACAAAAGCAGTGTTGCATTTTTTAGTAAGAAATTCGCAATAAAAGACTTGATAAGAGTACTACTAAAGC GGAGCTCCATTGACGGAATACACGCTTCGCCTGATCGGTTCAGACATAGAGCACTACATAAGAAAGCTTCTATATACTGGAGAAATCCAATACAACATGAATGCAAAAGTTCTTAA
- the LOC104232246 gene encoding NAD(P)H-quinone oxidoreductase subunit M, chloroplastic isoform X2, translated as MAATSTHMASTHFSMLGYWTTKGNKQFKRRNFFSVSAQQAEVEELKVEKDEEKKEEEEAMKQPRPVEPQINVKSKNMSREYGGQWLSSATRHVRIYAAYIDPETFAFDQTQMDKLTLILDPTDEFVWTDDTCTKVYSYFQELVDHYEVTGSSPHIMQSKAWYLSGEGKRGGPIILRVSKAAVGPKDRPQTDFSIINKKKSRLQKRDTIFLLQKQCCIF; from the exons ATGGCAGCAACTTCAACACACATGGCTTCAACTCATTTCAGCATGTTAGGTTATTGGACAACAAAGGGAAACAAACAATTCAAAAGAAGAAACTTTTTCTCAGTTTCAGCACAGCAAGCAGAAGTTGAAGAACTAAAagtagaaaaagatgaagaaaagaaagaagaagaagaagcaatgaaACAGCCAAGGCCAGTGGAACCACAGATAAATGTGAAGAGCAAGAACATGAGCAGAGAATATGGAGGACAGTGGCTAAGTTCTGCTACTAGACATGTTAGAATATATGCAGCTTATATTGATCCTGAAACTTTTGCTTTTGACCAAACACAAATGGATAAACTTACACTTATCCTTGACCCTACTGATGAATTTGTCTGGACTGATGATACTTGCACCAAGGTCTACTCTTACTTCCAAGAACTTGTTGATCATTATGAG GTCACAGGTTCAAGCCCACATATCATGCAAAGTAaagcctggtatttaagtggagaagggaaGAGGGGCGGGCCCATTATCCTCCGAGTTTCGAAGGCTGCGGTTGGTCCAAAGGATCGGCCCCAAACGGATTTCTCGATCATCAACAAAAAAAAGT CAAGACTCCAGAAGAGAGACACAATATTTCTTTTACAAAAGCAGTGTTGCATTTTTTAG
- the LOC104232246 gene encoding NAD(P)H-quinone oxidoreductase subunit M, chloroplastic isoform X3 has protein sequence MAATSTHMASTHFSMLGYWTTKGNKQFKRRNFFSVSAQQAEVEELKVEKDEEKKEEEEAMKQPRPVEPQINVKSKNMSREYGGQWLSSATRHVRIYAAYIDPETFAFDQTQMDKLTLILDPTDEFVWTDDTCTKVYSYFQELVDHYEGAPLTEYTLRLIGSDIEHYIRKLLYTGEIQYNMNAKVLNFSMGKPRVGFNYNGQMEDANQ, from the exons ATGGCAGCAACTTCAACACACATGGCTTCAACTCATTTCAGCATGTTAGGTTATTGGACAACAAAGGGAAACAAACAATTCAAAAGAAGAAACTTTTTCTCAGTTTCAGCACAGCAAGCAGAAGTTGAAGAACTAAAagtagaaaaagatgaagaaaagaaagaagaagaagaagcaatgaaACAGCCAAGGCCAGTGGAACCACAGATAAATGTGAAGAGCAAGAACATGAGCAGAGAATATGGAGGACAGTGGCTAAGTTCTGCTACTAGACATGTTAGAATATATGCAGCTTATATTGATCCTGAAACTTTTGCTTTTGACCAAACACAAATGGATAAACTTACACTTATCCTTGACCCTACTGATGAATTTGTCTGGACTGATGATACTTGCACCAAGGTCTACTCTTACTTCCAAGAACTTGTTGATCATTATGAG GGAGCTCCATTGACGGAATACACGCTTCGCCTGATCGGTTCAGACATAGAGCACTACATAAGAAAGCTTCTATATACTGGAGAAATCCAATACAACATGAATGCAAAAGTTCTTAACTTCAGCATGGGGAAACCAAGAGTTGGGTTCAATTACAATGGCCAAATGGAAGATGCAAACCAGTAA